GGTTTCCGATGAGCATGGGTCAGCACCAAGTCAGCCATATGAATCATGGTTTCCTCGCCCTGTTTCAGTAAGATGATGCTGTGACCATTACTGTGACCGCCTGTATGAACCATTTGAATTTCTGGAATGACGTTCAGATATTCAGTAAAGGTTTCAACCTGATCTTGGATTGGCTCCCAATTTTCCTTCAGATAAGTTCCCCTTGTACGACTATTGGGATTTCGCATTTCGTACCATTCCATCTCATTTACAAAAATCTTTGCATTTGGGAATTTTGAAACAAGCTGATTGTTCTCATCTAGTCCAGTCAGACCGCCAGAGTGATCATGGTGCATGTGCGTCATTAAAATATGGGAAATATCTTCCGGTTTTAATCCCAAGAGAGCCAAACTTTCTTCAACACGGCTCTCAGAAAGAATACCTAGATTGCGACGTTGTTTATCAGAAAGCTTAGCCGTATCAAAACTCGCATCAATTAAATAATTTTTCCCCTTGTATTGAATCAAAATCGGATCTGTCAGTTCAGCCATCATATTTTCTTCTGTTGTTGGATAATAACGCGACCAAACAACCTT
This genomic window from Streptococcus cristatus AS 1.3089 contains:
- a CDS encoding MBL fold metallo-hydrolase, translating into MTELKLQEYQFGEMKLTWLRGADKLTDAGTLFGPVPKVVWSRYYPTTEENMMAELTDPILIQYKGKNYLIDASFDTAKLSDKQRRNLGILSESRVEESLALLGLKPEDISHILMTHMHHDHSGGLTGLDENNQLVSKFPNAKIFVNEMEWYEMRNPNSRTRGTYLKENWEPIQDQVETFTEYLNVIPEIQMVHTGGHSNGHSIILLKQGEETMIHMADLVLTHAHRKPLWVAAVDDYPMRSIAAKDKWLNEAFENHYKFFFYHDQFFAVAEFDQTGEEFVDYVTRIREPRVPFTDKQDRKPSFL